The following are encoded in a window of Acidicapsa ligni genomic DNA:
- the gatB gene encoding Asp-tRNA(Asn)/Glu-tRNA(Gln) amidotransferase subunit GatB: MSAIAALSPEILAKYEPVIGLEVHVQLLTETKAFCGCANHYGSAPNTNVCPVCLGLPGALPVLNRRAVEFATLAGLAINCEIRERSIFARKNYFYPDSPKGYQISQFDKPIAENGWIDVPTADGSIKRIGVTRAHMEEDAGKSIHDGFADSATRTYVDLNRCGTPLVEIVSEPDLRTPDEAFEYLTRLKEILLYTGVSDCNMEEGSLRCDANVSVRLKGAPKFGTKAEVKNVNSFRYIRAALEYEIERQIEVIESGGRVAQETRLWNAAEGRTYSMRSKEQAHDYRYFPEPDLPPLVVSDAWKAEIAATMPELPEARRKRMIAEYELTSQDAHTLTAERSFADQFEAVARTAKSPRRVANVLLSELGGRLKAAGIELDKSPVSLRGVVLAAELLEEGKISSKQLKQLFDICFEKNEDFAAVYEREKPQQITDSSAIEAMIDEVIAANPKQLEQYRGGKKTVAAFFVGQVMRASKGQANPALLNELVTKKLDA, translated from the coding sequence ATGAGCGCGATCGCGGCATTGAGCCCGGAAATTTTAGCCAAATACGAGCCCGTCATCGGCCTTGAAGTCCATGTGCAACTGCTCACGGAAACCAAGGCCTTTTGCGGCTGCGCCAACCATTATGGTTCGGCCCCAAACACCAATGTCTGCCCTGTCTGCCTTGGCTTGCCGGGCGCGTTACCGGTGTTGAACCGCCGAGCGGTTGAGTTTGCCACGCTTGCCGGCCTGGCTATCAACTGTGAGATTCGCGAGCGATCGATATTTGCGCGTAAGAACTACTTCTATCCCGACTCGCCCAAGGGTTATCAGATCTCCCAGTTCGACAAGCCTATCGCGGAGAATGGCTGGATCGATGTGCCTACTGCTGACGGCAGCATTAAGCGTATTGGCGTGACGCGCGCGCACATGGAAGAGGATGCGGGCAAGAGCATTCATGATGGCTTTGCCGACTCCGCAACTCGGACTTATGTTGACCTCAATCGCTGTGGAACGCCGCTGGTGGAGATTGTCTCCGAGCCTGATCTGCGTACGCCGGATGAGGCCTTCGAGTATCTGACCAGGCTCAAGGAAATTCTGCTGTATACGGGTGTCTCCGACTGCAACATGGAAGAGGGTTCGCTGCGCTGCGATGCGAATGTGAGTGTGCGTCTCAAGGGCGCGCCCAAGTTTGGCACCAAGGCTGAAGTCAAGAATGTCAACAGCTTCCGCTACATCCGCGCGGCGCTGGAGTATGAGATCGAGCGCCAGATCGAGGTCATCGAATCCGGTGGCCGGGTTGCGCAGGAGACGCGCCTGTGGAATGCAGCCGAGGGACGCACGTATTCCATGCGTTCGAAGGAACAGGCGCACGACTATCGTTATTTTCCCGAGCCGGATCTGCCTCCGTTGGTCGTCTCCGATGCATGGAAGGCAGAGATTGCCGCGACAATGCCGGAGTTGCCCGAAGCACGCCGCAAACGCATGATTGCCGAGTATGAACTGACTTCGCAGGATGCGCATACACTCACAGCGGAGCGCTCGTTTGCCGATCAGTTCGAGGCAGTGGCACGCACGGCGAAGAGTCCACGCCGCGTTGCGAATGTACTGCTCAGCGAGCTGGGCGGACGTCTCAAAGCTGCAGGAATCGAGCTGGACAAATCCCCTGTTTCGCTGCGAGGAGTAGTGCTGGCAGCGGAGCTGCTCGAAGAGGGAAAGATCAGCTCCAAGCAGCTCAAGCAGCTCTTCGACATCTGCTTTGAAAAGAATGAGGATTTCGCGGCAGTCTATGAGCGCGAAAAACCGCAGCAGATCACGGATTCAAGCGCCATCGAGGCCATGATTGACGAAGTGATTGCTGCCAATCCCAAGCAGTTGGAGCAGTATCGTGGCGGTAAAAAGACGGTCGCCGCGTTCTTTGTCGGCCAGGTGATGCGCGCATCAAAGGGTCAGGCAAATCCAGCACTGCTGAATGAACTGGTGACCAAGAAACTCGACGCTTAA
- a CDS encoding M20/M25/M40 family metallo-hydrolase — translation MQIQSLRKLVALVAITVVGAAQAVRAQAPAIAPSSPADADHAQAQTQTQALAKEIFKQLIEINTTDTPLGNVTTGTTAMQKRFLDAGFSPEDVHLLGPNERKQNLVVRIRGTGKEKPVLFLCHMDVVEALPSDWHTDPFKFVEKDGYYYGRGTQDMKESDAALVATFLRLHHEGYKPQRDLILALTADEESGRSNGASWLVQNHRDLVDAAFVINPDSGGIELDHGKPVTADVEATEKVYADFQVTATNPGGHSSRPRPDNAIYELTAALNKLAAYSFPFELNGVTRAYFDALTKKESGETTADIRAILATPPDMAAVARLSTEPDFNSNFRTTCVATRLAAGHANNALPQTAQANVNCRIFPGHSPEQIRQQLVQLFDDSKLSVKYISDVTDMPMDTAPERKAIVPPPPLPEVFGPLTALVQQIWPGTPVTAVMENGASDSIYFAQAGIPSYGFSAIALERGDDRAHGQDERLPIDSYIKSVDFFYAYTKALGK, via the coding sequence ATGCAGATTCAAAGCCTCCGCAAACTCGTTGCGCTTGTAGCAATCACCGTTGTGGGAGCTGCTCAGGCTGTCCGTGCGCAGGCTCCTGCAATCGCACCGTCTTCTCCAGCAGATGCAGATCATGCCCAGGCCCAAACCCAGACCCAGGCATTGGCCAAAGAAATCTTCAAGCAGCTCATCGAGATCAATACCACTGACACGCCACTCGGCAACGTCACCACCGGTACAACTGCGATGCAAAAGCGATTTCTGGATGCAGGCTTTTCTCCGGAAGACGTACACCTGCTTGGGCCGAACGAGCGTAAACAAAATCTCGTCGTTCGCATTCGAGGAACAGGCAAAGAAAAGCCCGTGCTTTTTCTTTGCCACATGGATGTAGTCGAGGCATTGCCCTCCGACTGGCACACCGATCCCTTCAAATTTGTCGAGAAAGACGGCTACTACTACGGCCGCGGCACGCAGGACATGAAAGAGTCGGACGCCGCCCTGGTGGCGACATTTCTACGCCTGCATCATGAAGGTTACAAGCCGCAGCGTGACCTCATTCTGGCGCTCACAGCAGATGAAGAGAGTGGTCGCTCCAATGGCGCAAGCTGGCTCGTGCAAAATCATCGCGACCTCGTGGATGCCGCCTTCGTAATCAATCCCGATTCAGGCGGCATCGAACTCGATCACGGCAAGCCTGTGACGGCGGATGTTGAGGCGACAGAAAAGGTCTATGCCGACTTCCAGGTGACCGCTACCAACCCTGGCGGACACAGCTCGCGCCCGCGTCCCGACAACGCCATCTACGAATTGACGGCCGCTCTCAACAAGCTTGCCGCCTACAGTTTTCCATTTGAATTGAACGGCGTAACGCGCGCTTACTTCGACGCATTGACGAAGAAAGAAAGTGGCGAAACGACAGCCGATATTCGTGCGATCCTCGCCACTCCACCGGACATGGCTGCTGTCGCCCGCCTATCGACAGAGCCAGATTTCAACTCCAACTTTCGCACCACCTGCGTCGCCACTCGGCTTGCGGCAGGTCACGCAAACAACGCACTCCCGCAAACCGCACAAGCTAACGTGAACTGCCGCATCTTCCCCGGGCACTCGCCGGAGCAGATTCGCCAGCAGCTAGTCCAGCTTTTTGACGATTCGAAACTGAGCGTCAAATATATCTCCGATGTTACCGACATGCCGATGGATACCGCTCCCGAGCGTAAAGCCATCGTTCCTCCTCCACCATTGCCGGAAGTCTTCGGTCCACTTACCGCATTGGTTCAGCAGATATGGCCAGGTACGCCCGTGACGGCCGTCATGGAAAACGGCGCCTCGGACAGCATTTATTTTGCCCAGGCAGGTATCCCCAGCTATGGCTTTTCCGCGATAGCTCTTGAACGTGGCGACGATCGCGCTCACGGACAGGATGAGCGTCTTCCCATCGATTCGTACATCAAGTCCGTTGATTTCTTTTATGCCTACACAAAGGCACTCGGGAAATAG
- a CDS encoding VOC family protein: MRLKLAASVSIAAFGCGVLMTISCVAQTSAKSGAHPRPKITGISHLSVYASDMKATDHYYAEIIGAVREPDPENPHGVRYAINATQFVEVLPLPANVGVNRLDHTAYNTENAEGLRLYLKDNGWQTPPSVKHFSDGSKAFRVQDPEGNVVEFVQLSPAAKSPEAVHVIGHHIIHLGIMVHSREAEDKFYKGLLGFRPYWYGGMQQDKLDWVSQQTPDSHDWLEYMLTGSASDSGIPAGMSLQTLGVLDHLSIGVVSVPESYKKLTAENRLTGRTDKHPQIGRDGKYQFNLYDPDGIRLELMEFKAVEKPCCSEFTAEDPRPE, from the coding sequence ATGCGTTTAAAGCTTGCTGCCTCGGTGTCCATTGCTGCTTTTGGTTGCGGTGTACTCATGACCATCTCGTGCGTGGCCCAGACCTCTGCGAAAAGCGGAGCCCATCCTCGCCCGAAGATCACGGGCATCTCACATCTGTCGGTTTACGCCTCGGACATGAAGGCCACGGATCATTATTATGCCGAGATTATTGGCGCGGTTCGCGAGCCTGATCCTGAAAATCCGCATGGAGTGAGATACGCAATTAATGCAACACAGTTTGTCGAGGTGCTTCCGCTACCTGCAAACGTGGGCGTGAATCGTCTCGACCACACCGCCTACAATACGGAAAATGCCGAGGGGCTGCGGCTTTATCTCAAGGACAATGGCTGGCAGACGCCGCCGTCTGTAAAACACTTCTCCGATGGCAGCAAGGCGTTTCGCGTGCAGGACCCGGAGGGTAACGTGGTGGAGTTCGTGCAGCTTTCACCTGCGGCTAAGTCGCCAGAGGCGGTGCATGTGATCGGCCATCACATCATTCATCTCGGCATCATGGTGCATTCGAGAGAGGCGGAAGACAAGTTCTACAAGGGCCTGCTCGGCTTCCGTCCCTACTGGTATGGCGGTATGCAGCAGGATAAGCTCGATTGGGTTTCGCAGCAGACACCGGATAGCCATGACTGGCTGGAGTACATGCTGACTGGTTCAGCCTCCGACAGCGGTATCCCTGCCGGTATGTCTCTGCAGACGCTGGGCGTGCTGGATCATCTCTCGATTGGCGTGGTCTCGGTCCCGGAAAGCTATAAGAAGCTCACGGCAGAGAATCGCCTGACTGGGCGCACGGATAAGCATCCGCAGATTGGCAGAGACGGCAAGTACCAGTTCAATCTCTACGATCCGGATGGCATTCGGCTGGAGTTGATGGAGTTCAAGGCAGTCGAAAAGCCATGCTGCTCTGAGTTCACGGCGGAAGACCCCAGGCCGGAGTAG